The stretch of DNA CGCTGCTTGATCGATCGGGTCAGCGGTAAACGCTTGTTGTCGAAATATCCGCTTGAGCTCGGCAGTTCACGACGAGCTTGAACCGGACGACAATCGCTGAACTGGCGCGGTCCAGGACATCAGTATGGGTAGGCGGCGATAGCTCGGTGCTGGTGCTTGCCTCAGCGAGGCGAGAAGGAGCCAGCGCAGCGCTGCGGCCGTTGTCGGAGCCAACGCCTGGGCGTCGGATACAGCTTTTCTCTCAACCCACTCGCGCAATACCACTATGAGCTCTTGTAGTGAGTTCCTTGCCGGCTCTGGGCTTTTGGACCGACCTCGCGCAAGCACAGACGCCGGCGTTCCGCGAATGTGCCACGCAAATGCACTTAGTGAGCTCTGCCGCTTCGGCTCTGCCCCATAGCTTATGTCGATGGCCGTGTCTCGCCGGATCAAGCAACGCACGCAGGAAGTGCGAAGATGGGATGGCGGGGCTTTCAGGCCAGCGACGAGGTAAGGGAGATGATGATGCCGTATCTGAGACTTGCAGGGCTCTCTGTCGCTGCGGCGCTTGTGCTCGGTCTGGGAAGCGGGCCGCAAGCTGCCCCGCTCAGCAACTCACATTCCGCGATTGAGACGGCCGGAGCTGCCTCTGACTTGGTGATCAAGACCGGGACCGTGGGAATGGATCGTCGGGGAGATCGCCGGACGGATCGGCACGACCGCAGGAACGACCGGCGCCGCTAATACGAGCAGCTGAACTGACCGACCATGTCGCCGTCTGGGATCGGCGAACGTGCTCTCAGGAGCAGTTCGCGCTTGGACGCCGTCGCGTCTCGTGGTGAGGCGCGACGGAACCGACGGAGTAACGCGCTGACGCCGCCAAGTATCATCGCTGCAGCCGTCGCAATGATGAGTTCCGGCCTCACGACGGCTGAAGGTTTGCAGAAGTCGGGAGCTTGCTGAAACCGTCGATCCTGCGTGTCTCCGCACCACGGATCTGCCCAGAATGTTCGTAGCCCACCGATTAAGCCGGTCCAGTTCGTTCTCTGGGCTGAGGAGGCAAGCATGGACATCCGCAAGTGCAGCGCCGAGGCGATCGGCACTTTCTGGCTCACTTTTGCCGGCTGCGGCAGTGCCGTCATCGCCGCCGGGTTCCCGCAGGTCGGCATCGGCCTGCTTGGGGTCTCCGCCGCCTTCGGCCTGACCGTGGTCACCATGGCCTACGCCATCGGCCACATCTCGGGGTGTCACCTCAACCCAGCAGTCACCATCGGGCTTGCGGCGGGCGGGCGCTTCCCGACTCGCGACATCGCTCCGTACGTGGTTTCACAGGTCATCGGCGGCGCGGCTGCCGCGGCGCTGCTCTATGCCATCGCGAGCGGCTCGCCGGAGTTCGACCTTGCGAAGGGCTTTGCCGCCAATGGCTACGGCGAGCACTCGCCGGGCCACTACGGACTGCTTTCGTGCCTCTTGGCCGAGGTGGTGCTCACGATGATGTTCCTCTTCGTCATCATGGGGGCGACGCACGGCAAGGCGCCGGTCGGCTTCGCGCCTCTGGCCATCGGTCTCTGCCTGACCCTCGTCCACCTCGTCGGCATTCCGGTGACGAACCTGTCGGTCAACCCGGCGCGCAGCACGGGGCCGGCCCTGTTCGCCGGCGGTTGGGCGATAGCACAGCTCTGGCTGTTCTGGGTTGCCCCGCTGGTCGGCGGCGCGCTGGGCGGAATGCTCTACCGCTGGCTAAGCGAGCAACCCGCGGCTCAGATTACCGGCATAGCACCGGCCGCCCCGGCAGAGTGAGCCTTCCTATTGACGGCTCCAAAACTGCAGTTCGTCCGGCCCTCACGCTCTCCACAGCTTGGCTGCATAGCGGGCCGAGGGCCTCAACGCCGCACGCTCTAAAGAAGACATGATGAGAGGCGGACCTCTTCCGGGAATGCCCGGAGATTAAACCCTCAATGGCCCACGCTGACCTTTCTCATCGACTTCCGATCGCGCTTATAATTCGAAATGGAGGCCGATTAGCCGAGCGATTATTGATTGATGCTGACCCGGAAGCACACTTCGACCTCGGGTCCGCCAGGGGAAAACTGACTACAGTGTGCCAAGTAGTCGCCGGTGCGGCTCTGTTTGAGAGCCTCACGAACAGGTGACTGTTGGCCGAGTGCTGCGGCTGGAAACATCCCAATAGCCAGCATAAGATAGGTACCTAGCATTCTCTTATCTATCCCACCGCTTGTAAAACCAAACCGTAAGAAGATGAGGAAGCACAGGGCGCAGAAAATTACCTCGGCAGCAAGTGGGGCGAAAACGTTCCACACACACTTTCGATGGGATCCGCTTCCGTTCTAAATAATGCGAGGCGTGAATTTTGGGACGATTCGAGATCATTTATATAAACGTATATAAAATGACGACTATAATGCCCTGTTATTTCGAATTAGATCTAATCCCCCGGCTCGAGCCATTGTGCCAGTGCATTGGCTGGCCGGGCCTTCGCCCGAGCCGGGCCTATTTTGCGTCTATATTCTTGTTTGGCCCCATGCTCGTGAAGCTGCGGTTGCCCGATCGCCGAAGAGCAGTTGTTACAGTCTTGCACACGATGGCGACGGTCCTCACGGACCAGCCCTCCACGGGACGAAACGCCTTCCTCCTCAGGTGCATGCAACTAGGGGGCGACACTGAACTAGGGAGCAGTTTTACCGATCTTGAAGTGGTGATTATAGCGCGTGCGAAGGCCGCTTCGGGCGTGCCCAGAAGCGCAAGAACGAGAGCGTAGCGGAGCAGGGCAAAGACCCTGAGTTGTGGGACGATCAGAGTGTGGCGCATCGCCCTCTCCCGGTCCCCGAAACAGCGACCACATGAGCGAGTCTGCTGTCCCGCCCGATCATTCGCCGGATGCGATGGACCGGCCCAGCTCTTCCTACAACGCCATCCTTTCGGTGCCCGCTGCCAAGTCTCGTCAAACCCAGGCTTTCAGCGTGAGATCACACGGACAACTCTGCGCGAGTCAAGATCGATGACGACCGCCTGGTCATCAGGAGATATGTAGTAACCGTAATATCCAGTCGGGTTCAGCCCCGCGAGCGAAACATTTTGAAATGAACCCAACCCCAGCCAGCCGGGGATCACGCTGCCGCGCCCGACCCGCACACCGCTCGCTTCGGTGTAGTGAGGTCCCGCATCAAACAGCGTTTGGATCGTCCCGCTCTCGTCACCCTGCATGAGAACGCCGTGATCGGCGAGATGCGGATTGACACGCAGCACCAGCGGTTCAGCAAGAGCCAGCGAGCCAGTCAGGAGACCCGCCGCCGCAACTCCAGCTCCGGTGAGCAGGCCTGTTGCGCGAGTTCGCATGGTAGACATGGTTTTCTCCCCGGATAAGCGGTAGGCGAACGCCACGATAGACGTTCTGGTGCAGTAAAATCATTAGGCCCCCGGTGCTTGATCCTTTGGGACGCGCCGAGAACTTTCAAATAAAAATATTTGGGCAAACTCAACTTTCATCCGCCTGGCGCGGAGCCTCTAGAGGGTAATCGCAGAGGTTCCAGTCTTCAGGGCGACCAGAGGCTCTGTTTCCGACGACGCGCATCACCTCGAAAGCTCGCATTGCATGTGCGATGAGTATCGGCGGGTATTCGACCACGCTTTCGCCCCAGTTCGGGCGAAGAATGGCAATGATCATGGGTGATTCGCCTATCTTCGAAGTCCGGATTACGACCTGCGAGACGGGCAGCATCCTGCGCGCGCCGACTGAACGCGAGATGGCGACGAAGGCGGAAACTCTTGTCCGCAGGGTTCATGCACGCGGCGAGCTGATCGGCTTCAGCATCAAA from Methylobacterium sp. PvR107 encodes:
- the aqpZ gene encoding aquaporin Z, which codes for MDIRKCSAEAIGTFWLTFAGCGSAVIAAGFPQVGIGLLGVSAAFGLTVVTMAYAIGHISGCHLNPAVTIGLAAGGRFPTRDIAPYVVSQVIGGAAAAALLYAIASGSPEFDLAKGFAANGYGEHSPGHYGLLSCLLAEVVLTMMFLFVIMGATHGKAPVGFAPLAIGLCLTLVHLVGIPVTNLSVNPARSTGPALFAGGWAIAQLWLFWVAPLVGGALGGMLYRWLSEQPAAQITGIAPAAPAE